One genomic segment of Pongo abelii isolate AG06213 chromosome 13, NHGRI_mPonAbe1-v2.0_pri, whole genome shotgun sequence includes these proteins:
- the SAXO1 gene encoding stabilizer of axonemal microtubules 1 isoform X2, producing MAPMKTKCICELCSCGRDFGPHQVAPVKVHQYDQFVPSEENMDLLTTYKKDYNPYPVCRVDPIKPRDSKYPCSDKMECLPTYKADYLPWNQPRRAPLRLEHKYQPASVRFDNRTTHQDDYPIKGLVKTISCKPLAMPKLCNIPLEDVTNYKMSYVAHPVEKRFVHEAEKFRPCEIPFESLTTQKQSYRGLMGEPAKSLKPLAWPPGLDMPFSNTTEFRDKYQAWPTPRMFSKAPITYVPPEDRMDLLTTVQAHYTCPKGAPAQSCRPALQIKKCGRFEGSSTTKDDYKQWSSMRTGPVKPVPQLDLPTEPLDCLTTTRAHYVPHPPINTKSCKPHWSGPRGNVPMEGQTTYAISFTPKEMGRCLASYPEPPGYTFEEVDALGHRIYKPVSQAGSQQSSHLSVDDSENPHQRELEVSA from the exons GAGAGATTTTGGGCCTCACCAAGTGGCACCAGTGAAGGTCCACCAGTATGACCAGTTCGTCCCAAGTGAAGAGAATATGGATTTGCTCACGACGTATAAGAAAGATTACAATCCCTACCCTGTCTGTCGAGTGGACCCCATCAAACCTCGGGACAGTAAATATCCATGTAGTGACAAGATGGAGTGTTTGCCTACTTATAAAG cTGATTATTTGCCTTGGAACCAACCAAGGCGAGCGCCACTTCGTCTGGAACACAAATACCAGCCGGCATCAGTCAGGTTTGATAATAGAACCACACACCAGGATGATTACCCCATAAAAGGCCTTGTGAAGACCATAAGTTGTAAACCTCTGGCCATGCCAAAGCTCTGTAACATCCCCTTGGAGGATGTGACTAACTACAAGATGAGCTATGTGGCCCACCCCGTGGAGAAGCGCTTTGTGCATGAAGCAGAGAAGTTTAGGCCCTGTGAAATCCCCTTTGAAAGCCTTACCACTCAAAAACAATCCTACCGGGGCCTGATGGGGGAGCCTGCCAAGAGCTTGAAACCTCTAGCCTGGCCTCCTGGGCTAGACATGCCTTTCTCTAACACCACTGAGTTTCGAGATAAGTACCAAGCTTGGCCAACGCCCCGGATGTTCTCCAAAGCTCCCATCACCTATGTCCCTCCCGAAGACAGGATGGATCTTCTGACAACAGTGCAGGCCCATTACACATGCCCTAAGGGTGCCCCAGCTCAGTCCTGCCGACCTGCACTTCAGATTAAGAAGTGTGGTCGCTTTGAAGGCTCTTCCACCACCAAGGATGACTACAAGCAGTGGTCCAGCATGCGCACGGGGCCAGTCAAGCCCGTTCCCCAGCTGGATTTGCCCACCGAGCCCCTGGACTGCCTGACCACCACTCGGGCCCACTATGTGCCCCATCCGCCTATCAATACCAAAAGCTGTAAGCCTCATTGGTCTGGCCCTCGAGGAAATGTCCCTATGGAAGGCCAGACCACCTACGCCATCAGCTTTACTCCCAAGGAAATGGGCAGGTGCCTAGCTTCATATCCTGAGCCTCCTGGTTATACCTTTGAGGAAGTGGATGCTTTGGGTCACAGGATCTACAAGCCAGTTTCCCAGGCAGGCTCTCAGCAGAGCAGCCATCTTTCTGTAGATGATTCAGAAAACCCCCACCAGAGGGAGTTGGAAGTGTCAGCCTGA
- the SAXO1 gene encoding stabilizer of axonemal microtubules 1 isoform X1, which translates to MAPMKTKCICELCSCGQHHCPHLPTKIYDKTEKPCLLSEYTENYPFYHSYLPRESFKPRREYQKGSIPMEGLTTSRRDFGPHQVAPVKVHQYDQFVPSEENMDLLTTYKKDYNPYPVCRVDPIKPRDSKYPCSDKMECLPTYKADYLPWNQPRRAPLRLEHKYQPASVRFDNRTTHQDDYPIKGLVKTISCKPLAMPKLCNIPLEDVTNYKMSYVAHPVEKRFVHEAEKFRPCEIPFESLTTQKQSYRGLMGEPAKSLKPLAWPPGLDMPFSNTTEFRDKYQAWPTPRMFSKAPITYVPPEDRMDLLTTVQAHYTCPKGAPAQSCRPALQIKKCGRFEGSSTTKDDYKQWSSMRTGPVKPVPQLDLPTEPLDCLTTTRAHYVPHPPINTKSCKPHWSGPRGNVPMEGQTTYAISFTPKEMGRCLASYPEPPGYTFEEVDALGHRIYKPVSQAGSQQSSHLSVDDSENPHQRELEVSA; encoded by the exons GCAGCATCACTGTCCACATCTCCCTACCAAGATTTATGATAAAACAGAGAAACCATGTCTTCTCTCCGAATATACTGAGAACTACCCTTTCTATCACTCTTACCTGCCCAGAGAGTCCTTCAAGCCAAGGCGGGAGTACCAGAAAGGGTCTATACCAATGGAAGGCCTGACTACATCAAG GAGAGATTTTGGGCCTCACCAAGTGGCACCAGTGAAGGTCCACCAGTATGACCAGTTCGTCCCAAGTGAAGAGAATATGGATTTGCTCACGACGTATAAGAAAGATTACAATCCCTACCCTGTCTGTCGAGTGGACCCCATCAAACCTCGGGACAGTAAATATCCATGTAGTGACAAGATGGAGTGTTTGCCTACTTATAAAG cTGATTATTTGCCTTGGAACCAACCAAGGCGAGCGCCACTTCGTCTGGAACACAAATACCAGCCGGCATCAGTCAGGTTTGATAATAGAACCACACACCAGGATGATTACCCCATAAAAGGCCTTGTGAAGACCATAAGTTGTAAACCTCTGGCCATGCCAAAGCTCTGTAACATCCCCTTGGAGGATGTGACTAACTACAAGATGAGCTATGTGGCCCACCCCGTGGAGAAGCGCTTTGTGCATGAAGCAGAGAAGTTTAGGCCCTGTGAAATCCCCTTTGAAAGCCTTACCACTCAAAAACAATCCTACCGGGGCCTGATGGGGGAGCCTGCCAAGAGCTTGAAACCTCTAGCCTGGCCTCCTGGGCTAGACATGCCTTTCTCTAACACCACTGAGTTTCGAGATAAGTACCAAGCTTGGCCAACGCCCCGGATGTTCTCCAAAGCTCCCATCACCTATGTCCCTCCCGAAGACAGGATGGATCTTCTGACAACAGTGCAGGCCCATTACACATGCCCTAAGGGTGCCCCAGCTCAGTCCTGCCGACCTGCACTTCAGATTAAGAAGTGTGGTCGCTTTGAAGGCTCTTCCACCACCAAGGATGACTACAAGCAGTGGTCCAGCATGCGCACGGGGCCAGTCAAGCCCGTTCCCCAGCTGGATTTGCCCACCGAGCCCCTGGACTGCCTGACCACCACTCGGGCCCACTATGTGCCCCATCCGCCTATCAATACCAAAAGCTGTAAGCCTCATTGGTCTGGCCCTCGAGGAAATGTCCCTATGGAAGGCCAGACCACCTACGCCATCAGCTTTACTCCCAAGGAAATGGGCAGGTGCCTAGCTTCATATCCTGAGCCTCCTGGTTATACCTTTGAGGAAGTGGATGCTTTGGGTCACAGGATCTACAAGCCAGTTTCCCAGGCAGGCTCTCAGCAGAGCAGCCATCTTTCTGTAGATGATTCAGAAAACCCCCACCAGAGGGAGTTGGAAGTGTCAGCCTGA